A genome region from Gadus chalcogrammus isolate NIFS_2021 chromosome 5, NIFS_Gcha_1.0, whole genome shotgun sequence includes the following:
- the LOC130383258 gene encoding zinc finger MYM-type protein 1-like, which produces MSNMATSSTATTVSLGVQLAPNSVKSLLMNPFEGRTFAEKLQVKELGPDKPEVNITQQAREKDRAYKRSFSRGWFDRKAWLTSCGYANAIFCFPCILFKTTTCDSSWTQTGVTDMKHLSERIKKHERARVHMNNCVKLAMLGRISIAAQLDEGHRIAVRRHNEEVDRNRHILSKIIDAVKFCGAFELALRGHDQSDASENPGIFRGLIDLMASIDHELEVHLENATVFKGTSKTVQNELLDCMLSVLRDCVLEEVKQADYIAIQADETTDVCTHCQLVFVIRYIDGKNNIKERFFEFIALPNSTAETIAAALLERLSTILPAGQERKLIAQAYDGAAVMRGATGGVQREVQDVYGSAYYVHSYAHQLNLIMQQATSHITKVGQFFSDIGGFSSFFHKSFKRTAVLDEVVGRLPGASPTRWNFQGRAVNTVYDHKDELVECFQTIRDRGDFDAISKREAGGLLRMLEDEAFCFFLALFHKIMPHVDKLFNQLQKRNIDTVFIAGITQKFTQSIQAIRDTVPYQVKEEYYEGPIQGPPPPKRRAMGEETQQHLALEICDTIICHAKERFSFTKHLISATLLQGDLFPQHSRKFPDSALETTVDAYPMLDKARLKTELSLIYEHEDFKGCSGALALFQVLMGNNLQDTFSETVSLLKILITTPMSTAESERCFSTLKRIKTFLKNTMAQDRFNALAMLSIEKKLTRDIPDFNKRVIEKFATQKDRRAKFLYK; this is translated from the exons CAGAAAAACTGCAAGTAAAAGAACTCGGACCAGACAAGCCAGAAGTGAACATAacccaacaagcaagagaaaaggatagagcCTACAAGAGAAGTTTTTCCAGAGGTTGGTTCGATCGAAAGGCTTGGCTAACTAGTTGTGggtatgccaatgcaattttttgctttccttgtatactttttaaaacaacTACGTGTGATAGTTCGTGGACACAGACAGGGGTGACAGACATGAAACATCTGTCAGAACGGATAAAAAAACACGAGCGAGCaagagtgcatatgaacaactgtgtgaagctagccatgctaggCCGAATTAGCATAGCCGCACAGCTAGATGAGGGACACCGCATTGCTGTAAGAAGGCACAATGAGGAGGTAGACAGGAATCGTCATATTTTGTCAAAGATCATCGATGCTGTGAAATTTTGTGGTGCCTTTGAACTTGCTCTGCGTGGTCACGATCAGAGTGACGCATCAGAAAATCCAGGCATTTTCCGAGGTCTAATTGATCTCATGGCCTCCATTGACCATGAGTTGGAGGTGCACCTGGAAAACGCCACCGTTTTTAAAGGCACTTCGAAGACCGTGCAAAATGAACTGTTGGACTGCATGTTGTCAGTTCTCAGAGACTGCGTTTTGGAAGAGGTGAAACAAGCAGACTACATTGCCATTCAGGCAGACGAGACAACCGATGTCTGCACTCATTGCCAGCTTGTGTTTGTGATAAGGTACATAGATGGCAAGAATAACATCAAAGAACGCTTCTTTGAGTTCATTGCGCTTCCAAATTCGACTGCTGAGACGATTGCCGCTGCGCTTTTGGAAAGGCTGAGCACCATCCTTCCCGCAGGACAAGAGAGAAAACTAATTGCCCAGGCCTATGATGGTGCCGCAGTGATGAGGGGTGCTACAGGTGGAGTGCAACGTGAAGTTCAAGATGTCTACGGGAGTGCCTACTACGTTCACTCTTATGCGCATCAGTTGAACCTCATCATGCAGCAGGCAACATCCCATATTACGAAGGTTGGACAGTTTTTTTCAGACATTGGGGggttttcttcttttttccaCAAGTCATTCAAACGAACGGCAGTGCTTGATGAAGTGGTGGGTCGACTCCCAGGTGCTTCACCAACGCGATGGAACTTCCAAGGTCGTGCTGTTAACACAGTTTACGACCACAAAGATGAACTGGTTGAGTGCTTCCAAACCATTCGAGACAGAGGAGACTTTGATGCCATATCGAAGAGAGAGGCCGGGGGTTTATTGAGAATGTTGGAAGACGAGGCTTTCTGTTTTTTCCTGGCATTATTTCACAAAATCATGCCACATGTAGACAAGCTGTTTAACCAGCTGCAGAAGAGGAACATAGACACTGTCTTCATCGCCGGGATCACCCAGAAGTTCACTCAAAGCATACAAGCCATCAG GGACACTGTTCCTTATCAGGTTAAGGAAGAGTACTATGAGGGACCTATACAGGGACCACCCCCGCCGAAACGGAGGGCAATGGGAGAAGAAACACAACAGCACCTGGCATTAGAG ATCTGTGACACCATTATATGCCATGCCAAGGAGAGGTTTTCTTTCACAAAGCATCTCATCAGTGCTACTCTGTTGCAAGGTGACTTGTTCCCACAACACAGCAGAAAGTTCCCAGATTCAGCACTGGAAACCACGGTGGATGCCTATCCCATGTTGGACAAAGCCAGACTTAAAACAGAACTGTCCCTGATCTACGAGCATGAGGACTTCAAGGGCTGCAGTGGAGCACTGGCTCTATTTCAGGTTCTAATGGGAAATAACCTGCAAGACACATTCAGCGAAACTGTTAGTCTTCTCAAGATCCTCATCACCACACCAATGTCAACAGCAGAATCAGAGAGATGCTTCTCCACCTTAAAGAGGATAAAGACTTTCCTTAAGAACACTATGGCACAAGATCGCTTCAATGCTCTGGCTATGCTATCTATAGAGAAAAAACTCACTCGGGACATTCCAGATTTCAATAAAAGGGTTATTGAGAAATTTGCCACTCAGAAAGACAGACGAGCAAAGTTCCTATACAAGTAA